Proteins encoded in a region of the Flammeovirga yaeyamensis genome:
- a CDS encoding CTP synthase gives MSSRTQTKFIFVTGGVTSSLGKGIISASLGKLLQGRGYSVTIQKFDPYLNIDPGTMNPYEHGECYVTDDGAETDLDLGHYERFLNVPTSQANNVTTGRVYNNVITKEREGAYLGKTVQVVPHITDEIKRNFYKVAENGDYDIVITEIGGCVGDIEALPFIEAVRQARLELGSQNAMVIHLTLVPYLRAAGELKTKPTQHSVKQLLEAGVQPNILVCRTEHHIPMEMRRKIALFCNVDLNAVIESCDASTIYDVPLLMQKEKLDEIVLMKLSLPAFQEPNLDNWLSFLQKLKNPKGEVRIGLVGKYVELPDAYKSIVEGFVHAGAVNEVKVRLEYIKAEDLDEREVAAKTVTELDGLLVAPGFGERGMEGKINACSVAREHKVPFFGICLGMQSAVIAYGRDMVGLAGANSSEMEEDVQYPVIDLMEDQKNLSQMGGTMRLGAYPCELKEGSKAYEAYGAAKISERHRHRYEFNNEYLEEYEKAGMKATGINPKSGLVEIVEIPDHPFYVGAQFHPEYKSTVENPHPLFVAFVKAVKELKNSKGEVVSA, from the coding sequence ATGTCTTCTCGTACACAAACCAAATTCATTTTCGTTACCGGTGGGGTAACCTCGTCATTAGGTAAAGGAATCATCTCTGCTTCACTTGGAAAGCTATTACAAGGAAGAGGCTATTCTGTCACCATCCAAAAATTTGATCCATATCTTAACATCGATCCAGGTACTATGAACCCCTATGAGCATGGGGAGTGCTATGTGACTGATGATGGTGCAGAAACAGATTTAGATTTAGGACACTATGAGCGTTTCTTGAACGTTCCTACATCTCAAGCAAATAACGTAACTACAGGTAGAGTTTATAACAACGTAATCACAAAAGAACGTGAAGGTGCTTACTTAGGTAAGACGGTTCAAGTGGTTCCTCATATTACAGATGAGATCAAAAGAAACTTCTACAAAGTTGCTGAAAATGGCGATTATGATATCGTTATTACTGAAATTGGTGGTTGTGTAGGTGATATCGAAGCACTACCTTTTATTGAAGCTGTTCGTCAGGCTAGATTAGAATTGGGTTCTCAGAACGCAATGGTTATTCACTTAACATTAGTTCCTTATTTAAGAGCTGCGGGTGAATTGAAAACGAAGCCGACACAACACTCAGTAAAACAATTATTAGAGGCAGGGGTACAGCCAAACATTTTAGTTTGTCGTACTGAACATCATATTCCAATGGAAATGCGTCGTAAGATTGCATTGTTCTGTAACGTAGACTTAAACGCGGTAATCGAATCGTGTGATGCTTCTACAATCTATGATGTGCCATTATTAATGCAGAAAGAAAAACTTGATGAAATCGTATTGATGAAATTAAGTCTTCCTGCATTCCAAGAACCTAACTTAGACAATTGGTTGAGCTTCTTACAGAAGTTGAAAAATCCGAAAGGAGAAGTTAGAATTGGTTTAGTTGGTAAATATGTAGAACTACCTGATGCGTATAAGTCAATCGTAGAAGGATTTGTTCATGCAGGTGCAGTGAACGAAGTAAAAGTTCGTTTAGAATATATTAAAGCAGAAGACCTAGACGAAAGAGAAGTGGCTGCTAAAACTGTTACAGAATTAGACGGTTTATTGGTTGCCCCTGGTTTCGGTGAAAGAGGTATGGAAGGAAAAATCAATGCTTGTTCTGTTGCAAGAGAGCATAAAGTACCTTTCTTCGGTATCTGTTTAGGTATGCAATCTGCAGTGATCGCATATGGTCGTGATATGGTTGGTTTAGCAGGTGCTAACTCTTCAGAAATGGAAGAAGATGTACAATATCCTGTGATCGACTTAATGGAAGATCAAAAGAACCTTTCTCAAATGGGAGGTACAATGCGTTTAGGAGCTTATCCTTGTGAATTGAAGGAAGGATCAAAAGCATATGAAGCGTATGGAGCTGCGAAGATTTCTGAAAGACACCGTCATAGATATGAGTTTAACAACGAATATTTAGAGGAGTACGAGAAAGCAGGTATGAAAGCGACAGGAATCAACCCTAAGTCAGGCTTGGTTGAAATCGTTGAAATTCCTGATCATCCATTCTATGTTGGAGCACAGTTCCACCCAGAATATAAGTCAACTGTAGAAAATCCACATCCATTATTTGTGGCTTTCGTAAAAGCAGTAAAAGAATTGAAAAATAGCAAAGGTGAAGTAGTTAGTGCTTAA
- the ileS gene encoding isoleucine--tRNA ligase yields the protein MGFKEYKGLDLVAANREIRQYWEEQNIFDKSVSSRQGNPSFVFYEGPPSANGAPGIHHVMGRAVKDLFNRYKTLKGFQVKRKAGWDTHGLPVELKVEKELGITKEDIGTKISVDDYNAACKKTVMEFKSQWDELTKQMGYWVNLDDPYITFDKKYMETLWHLLKELYNKDLLYKGYTIQPYSPAAGTGLSSHELNQPGCYRDVTDTTVTAQFKVEKDDKSASLFEGAHGDVFILAWTTTPWTLSSNSALAVGEKIDYVKVKTYNAYTHEPITVILAKDRLNAYVTKKQLDADFDAYEKGAKLIPAQVIGEYKGADLVGVKYEQLLPYVKPEGKAFEVIPGDYVTTEDGTGIVHIAPTFGADDQRVANQAGISAIVVFDEKGKPLPLVDRTGRYVKEMGEFGEQFVKAEYEEDEVSGAKEYKSMDVRLAIKLKTENRAFLVAKYVHSYPHCWRTDKPVLYYPLDSWFIRTTSVKDRLVELNKTINWKPKATGEGRFGNWLENLVDWNLSRSRYWGTPLPIWRTEDEAVEKCIGSVAELAEEVKKSVAAGVMPKNPKYINENGELVEEFDLHRPYVDDIILVSEDGKPMNRELDLIDVWFDSGAMPYAQWHYPFENKEIFDGSFPADFIAEGVDQTRGWFFTLHAIAGMTQDNVAFKNVISNGLVLDKNGTKMSKRLGNVINPFETMDEHGADATRWYMISNANPWDNLKFDLEGVKETKRKFFGTLYNTYSFFSLYANLDNFTYSEAEVPMEDRHESDRWILSRLNTLIKEVDEALNEYEPTKAARAIQSFTIEDMSNWYVRLNRKRFWKGEYAADKIAAYQTLYTCLETISVLMSPIAPFFSDRLFQDLNAATGKDEAQSVHLAKFPQVNEALINIDLEEKMHLAQVISSLTHSIRKKEKMKVRQPLQRILIPDVNAKVTGQIKAVQDVISHEVNIKEIEFLTEENEGMFVKHIKPNFATLGRKYGKLMKGIAATVNQMSQEDIKNIESTGSYTFDVDGNEVVLGVEDVLITSDDIPGWSMAKDQGITVALDITLTDELRKEGIARDIVNRVQNLRKDMGLEVQDKINIVAEQGEDLVNAAFESFKGYICDETQALSLTVESSVADATVLDLDGVEVKLKVSK from the coding sequence ATGGGATTTAAAGAATACAAAGGTCTCGACCTTGTAGCAGCGAACAGAGAGATTCGCCAATATTGGGAAGAGCAAAATATCTTCGATAAGTCTGTCTCATCAAGACAGGGAAATCCATCATTTGTTTTTTATGAAGGTCCTCCTTCCGCAAATGGTGCTCCGGGTATTCACCACGTGATGGGCCGTGCTGTAAAAGACCTTTTTAACCGTTACAAAACGTTGAAAGGTTTCCAAGTAAAGCGTAAAGCTGGTTGGGATACTCACGGACTTCCGGTAGAACTAAAAGTTGAAAAAGAACTTGGTATTACTAAGGAAGATATTGGTACTAAAATTTCTGTCGATGATTATAACGCAGCGTGTAAGAAGACCGTAATGGAATTCAAATCGCAGTGGGATGAGCTGACAAAACAAATGGGATATTGGGTAAACCTTGATGATCCATATATCACATTTGATAAAAAATACATGGAAACTCTTTGGCACTTGCTTAAGGAGTTATACAACAAAGATCTTCTATATAAAGGATACACTATCCAACCTTATTCTCCAGCAGCAGGTACAGGTTTATCTTCTCACGAATTGAACCAACCTGGATGTTATAGAGATGTGACGGATACTACGGTGACCGCTCAGTTTAAAGTGGAAAAAGACGATAAGTCTGCTTCTCTTTTTGAAGGTGCTCACGGTGATGTATTCATCCTAGCTTGGACGACGACTCCTTGGACGTTATCGTCTAACTCTGCTTTGGCAGTAGGTGAGAAGATCGACTATGTAAAGGTAAAAACATACAATGCGTATACACATGAGCCAATTACAGTGATCTTAGCAAAAGATCGTTTAAATGCTTATGTGACTAAAAAGCAATTGGATGCGGATTTCGATGCATATGAGAAAGGTGCTAAACTAATTCCTGCTCAAGTGATCGGAGAATATAAAGGTGCTGACTTAGTAGGTGTAAAATATGAGCAATTATTGCCATATGTGAAACCTGAAGGTAAAGCATTTGAAGTAATTCCTGGTGATTATGTTACTACTGAGGACGGTACAGGTATCGTTCACATCGCTCCAACTTTTGGTGCAGATGACCAGAGAGTGGCTAATCAAGCAGGTATTTCTGCTATCGTAGTATTTGATGAAAAAGGTAAGCCTCTTCCATTAGTAGACCGTACTGGTCGCTATGTAAAAGAAATGGGAGAATTCGGTGAGCAGTTCGTTAAAGCAGAATACGAAGAGGACGAAGTATCTGGAGCGAAGGAATACAAATCGATGGACGTTCGTTTAGCCATCAAATTAAAAACGGAAAATAGAGCGTTTTTAGTTGCTAAATATGTCCACAGTTACCCTCACTGTTGGAGAACAGATAAACCAGTATTGTACTATCCATTAGACTCATGGTTTATCCGTACAACTTCAGTAAAAGACCGTTTGGTAGAGTTAAACAAAACCATCAACTGGAAACCAAAAGCTACTGGTGAAGGTCGTTTCGGTAACTGGTTAGAAAACTTAGTAGACTGGAACTTATCTCGTTCTCGCTACTGGGGTACTCCACTTCCAATTTGGAGAACAGAAGACGAGGCAGTAGAAAAATGTATCGGTTCTGTAGCTGAGTTGGCGGAAGAAGTGAAAAAATCTGTAGCGGCAGGGGTAATGCCTAAGAATCCTAAGTACATCAACGAGAATGGTGAACTGGTAGAGGAATTCGATTTACACCGTCCGTATGTAGATGATATCATCTTAGTATCTGAAGATGGAAAACCAATGAACCGAGAGTTGGACTTGATCGACGTTTGGTTCGATTCAGGGGCAATGCCTTACGCACAGTGGCACTATCCATTCGAAAATAAAGAGATTTTTGATGGTTCTTTCCCTGCTGACTTTATCGCAGAGGGTGTGGATCAAACACGTGGTTGGTTCTTCACTTTGCATGCTATTGCAGGTATGACACAAGACAATGTGGCGTTTAAAAACGTAATTTCTAATGGTCTTGTATTGGATAAGAACGGTACTAAAATGTCGAAGCGTTTAGGTAATGTGATCAACCCATTCGAAACAATGGACGAGCACGGAGCAGATGCTACACGTTGGTACATGATCTCAAACGCTAACCCATGGGATAACTTAAAGTTTGACTTGGAAGGTGTAAAAGAAACGAAACGTAAGTTCTTCGGGACACTTTATAATACTTACTCGTTCTTCTCGCTTTATGCGAACTTGGACAACTTCACTTACTCAGAAGCTGAAGTACCAATGGAAGATCGTCATGAGTCGGATCGTTGGATCTTGTCACGTTTAAATACTTTGATCAAAGAAGTAGACGAGGCATTAAACGAATACGAGCCTACAAAAGCGGCTAGAGCCATCCAATCGTTCACTATCGAAGATATGTCGAATTGGTACGTTCGTTTAAACCGTAAGCGTTTCTGGAAAGGCGAATATGCAGCAGATAAGATTGCCGCTTACCAAACGTTATACACTTGTTTGGAGACCATCTCAGTATTGATGTCGCCAATCGCTCCATTCTTCTCGGATCGTTTGTTCCAAGACTTGAATGCAGCAACAGGTAAAGACGAAGCACAATCGGTTCACTTGGCGAAATTCCCTCAAGTAAACGAAGCGTTAATCAACATCGACTTGGAAGAGAAGATGCACTTGGCACAAGTAATTTCATCGTTAACTCACTCTATCCGTAAGAAAGAGAAGATGAAAGTACGTCAGCCATTACAGCGTATCCTAATTCCAGATGTAAACGCAAAAGTGACAGGTCAGATTAAAGCGGTTCAAGATGTGATCTCTCATGAGGTAAACATCAAAGAAATCGAATTCTTGACAGAAGAAAACGAGGGTATGTTCGTTAAGCACATCAAACCAAACTTCGCTACTTTGGGTAGAAAGTATGGTAAATTGATGAAAGGTATCGCGGCCACAGTGAATCAAATGTCACAAGAAGATATCAAAAATATCGAATCAACAGGTTCATATACTTTTGATGTGGATGGCAACGAAGTAGTTCTTGGTGTAGAAGATGTATTGATCACGTCGGATGATATCCCAGGTTGGTCAATGGCGAAAGATCAAGGTATTACCGTAGCACTTGATATTACATTGACAGATGAGCTTCGTAAAGAAGGTATCGCTCGTGATATCGTGAACAGAGTTCAGAATCTCCGTAAAGACATGGGCTTAGAAGTGCAAGACAAAATCAACATCGTTGCTGAGCAAGGTGAAGATTTAGTCAATGCAGCTTTCGAGTCATTCAAAGGATATATCTGTGATGAAACTCAAGCATTATCACTAACTGTTGAATCTTCAGTAGCAGATGCAACTGTTCTAGATTTAGACGGAGTTGAGGTGAAGCTAAAAGTGAGCAAGTAA
- a CDS encoding DUF72 domain-containing protein: MCMDFGRLKDIAGVDFALPEEDPYSQMVLRNHPNFVGNFDFRLGAPAWSCAAWKGKIYPEKSNPATFLHYYAEHFDTIELNSTHYGIPKLETLSKWKSSVGDDFRFCPKMLQNVSHRKRLNNVQSEVDEFTDTMRVFEHKLGYTWLQMPPDFDIQERKSLFKFLEKYPIDIPLALELRHDSWFNDKEVLDELSSIMTERSQAMIITDVAGRRDVLHMRLTTPAIIIRFVGNELSPTDYSRVDDWLKRLARFKAQGLQEVYFFAHQPEDILCPEIGNHIGRKSEIEYNWKFTYPILREKVEQRALF, encoded by the coding sequence ATGTGTATGGATTTCGGACGACTTAAAGATATAGCAGGAGTAGATTTCGCCTTACCAGAAGAGGATCCGTATTCTCAGATGGTGTTGAGGAATCATCCCAACTTTGTGGGAAATTTTGATTTCCGATTAGGTGCACCTGCATGGTCTTGTGCTGCTTGGAAAGGGAAAATTTATCCAGAGAAATCCAACCCCGCTACATTTCTTCATTATTATGCCGAACATTTTGATACTATTGAGTTGAATAGTACGCATTATGGTATTCCCAAATTAGAAACGTTATCCAAGTGGAAATCTTCTGTAGGTGACGATTTTCGTTTTTGTCCCAAGATGCTTCAGAATGTTTCTCATAGAAAACGATTGAATAATGTGCAGTCTGAAGTTGATGAGTTTACAGATACCATGCGTGTTTTCGAGCACAAATTAGGATATACATGGCTGCAAATGCCCCCAGATTTTGATATTCAAGAGAGAAAATCGCTTTTTAAATTTCTCGAAAAATACCCCATAGATATTCCGTTAGCCTTAGAACTAAGACACGATTCTTGGTTTAATGATAAAGAAGTACTCGATGAACTTTCTTCAATAATGACAGAGAGGAGTCAGGCGATGATTATTACCGATGTAGCAGGTAGAAGAGATGTGTTGCATATGCGACTCACCACTCCGGCGATCATCATCAGATTTGTTGGGAACGAGTTGAGTCCTACCGACTATTCCCGAGTGGATGATTGGCTAAAAAGATTAGCAAGGTTCAAGGCTCAGGGACTTCAGGAAGTCTACTTTTTTGCCCATCAACCGGAAGATATTTTATGTCCAGAAATCGGAAATCATATCGGAAGAAAATCAGAAATTGAGTACAATTGGAAATTTACCTACCCAATTTTAAGGGAAAAGGTAGAACAAAGGGCTCTTTTTTAA
- a CDS encoding acyl carrier protein phosphodiesterase, whose amino-acid sequence MNYLAHLYLSRDDHEEMFGNFLGDFVKGKNLSHLPQKVGKGVQLHRLIDEYTDNHEVTKEIQNHLKPVAGRYSLIVVDIYYDHFLAKHWNEFEPHLALSTFADNFYTHNYWKEDWVPQKALDIYPFMKDYDWLNVYAKMYGMQRVFNGMQRRIKNRVELSNAVQWLEKDYEFYQSQFFKFFPDLVTFSQQHRL is encoded by the coding sequence TTGAATTATTTAGCACACCTATATTTATCAAGAGATGATCATGAAGAAATGTTTGGCAACTTTCTGGGTGATTTTGTCAAAGGCAAGAATTTATCGCACTTACCTCAGAAAGTAGGAAAAGGTGTGCAGTTGCATCGATTAATTGATGAGTATACAGACAATCATGAGGTCACTAAGGAAATTCAAAATCACCTGAAACCTGTGGCTGGAAGGTATTCCTTAATTGTTGTCGATATTTATTATGATCATTTTCTGGCCAAACACTGGAATGAGTTTGAACCTCACCTAGCACTTTCTACATTTGCAGATAATTTTTACACCCATAATTATTGGAAAGAAGATTGGGTTCCGCAAAAAGCATTAGACATCTACCCTTTCATGAAGGATTATGATTGGCTCAATGTTTATGCAAAAATGTATGGAATGCAGCGGGTTTTTAACGGCATGCAACGTCGAATAAAAAATCGAGTGGAATTATCAAATGCTGTCCAATGGCTGGAAAAAGATTATGAATTTTATCAGTCACAATTTTTTAAATTCTTTCCAGACTTAGTAACTTTCAGTCAACAACACCGACTTTAA
- a CDS encoding two pore domain potassium channel family protein translates to MVFNQTVYDKLQELRYILLLIAYILVLWAPVIFQSLSLSDEFSDVSLIILIFAIFNFIRKTKTASKILTFITFSLIFGKSATVGTENDNASILSWLTLLIYFIFFLRILLLDVWNSKKVNMNTILGAIAGYIQIGVIAFILFKVCDILFDGQAFSQPVQVSDLIYFSFVTLTTVGFGDISPVADEVKAFTVIFAMVGQFYMAILMALLVGKYQQEHGK, encoded by the coding sequence ATGGTCTTCAACCAAACGGTTTACGATAAACTTCAAGAATTAAGATATATACTTTTATTAATTGCCTATATTCTCGTTTTATGGGCTCCTGTCATTTTTCAATCATTAAGTCTTTCAGATGAGTTTAGTGATGTATCTCTAATCATCTTGATCTTTGCTATTTTCAATTTTATTAGAAAAACGAAAACAGCGAGTAAAATACTTACTTTCATCACATTTTCTCTAATTTTTGGAAAAAGTGCAACAGTTGGCACAGAAAATGACAATGCTAGTATACTAAGTTGGTTAACCTTGCTTATTTATTTCATATTCTTTTTAAGAATTTTATTACTTGATGTATGGAACTCCAAAAAGGTAAATATGAATACCATATTAGGGGCAATAGCCGGGTATATTCAAATAGGAGTAATTGCCTTTATACTTTTTAAAGTGTGTGACATACTTTTTGATGGTCAAGCTTTTTCACAACCTGTGCAAGTTTCTGATCTAATATATTTTAGTTTTGTTACACTAACTACAGTAGGTTTTGGAGATATTTCTCCTGTAGCGGATGAGGTAAAAGCCTTTACTGTAATTTTTGCAATGGTAGGGCAATTTTATATGGCAATACTTATGGCCCTTCTTGTAGGCAAGTATCAACAAGAACACGGTAAATAA
- the yidC gene encoding membrane protein insertase YidC, which yields MDKNQTTGFLILSAMLVAYMFFFQPEPTEETVTNTTEQVDGQTSSQNKQTEVTQTVVSDSVLQQQYGLFSAVMKGEEKDLVLSNKKVEVVFNSKGGRVEDVLILTHQTYDKKDLHLVNKDNYSVQEFLPTTFGNIDLNTLYYTPEQSGNKVAMVARDPNGQEILRRVYTLEDDQYVVGYELILGTAKQFVTGDNISYKWNSKMMAIEKDMKTSRQKTTVNYYTTEDKFDYLSMASTKTEEEAISTPLKWVSAKQKFFNVGFVTDKQFNAANLKETTDEASLDIVKTADISLQIPLASMSEANLRYYFGPNEYRVCEQVATGFEDNVYLGWSWTTPLSKYIFIPIFEFLEGFQLGYGLIIFIMVVLVKSVLYPLTFNSYKSMAKMRLLKPEMDELKEKYGDDQMKVQQETMALYSKVGASPLSGCIPMIAQMPFFVALYNFFPNAIQLRGQAFLWADDLSAYDSILDLPFSIPFYGDHVSLFTLLWAISMAGYTYFQNQIQVQSNPQMKYFSYISPVIFLFIFNSFAAGLTYYYFVSNCFTIIQQLASKRFVNEDKIRKVMDENKKKNANKKAGGFAARLDKAMKEQQKAQQAAKKKGKKED from the coding sequence ATGGATAAAAATCAAACAACTGGTTTTCTGATATTATCTGCCATGTTGGTTGCTTACATGTTCTTCTTCCAGCCGGAACCAACAGAAGAAACTGTGACAAATACAACAGAGCAAGTTGATGGTCAGACAAGCAGTCAAAACAAACAAACAGAAGTAACGCAAACAGTAGTTTCAGATTCAGTTTTACAACAACAATATGGTCTGTTCTCTGCTGTGATGAAAGGAGAAGAAAAAGATTTAGTCCTTAGCAATAAAAAAGTTGAAGTTGTTTTTAATTCAAAAGGCGGTAGAGTAGAAGATGTTTTAATCCTAACTCACCAAACATATGATAAAAAAGATCTTCACTTAGTTAATAAAGATAATTATTCAGTTCAGGAATTCCTTCCGACAACTTTCGGTAATATCGACCTGAATACTTTATACTATACTCCAGAGCAATCGGGTAATAAAGTAGCCATGGTCGCTAGAGATCCTAATGGTCAGGAAATTTTAAGAAGGGTATATACTCTAGAAGACGATCAGTATGTAGTAGGTTACGAGCTAATCTTAGGTACAGCAAAACAATTTGTAACAGGTGATAACATCTCTTACAAGTGGAACTCTAAGATGATGGCAATTGAGAAGGATATGAAGACTTCTCGTCAGAAAACAACAGTAAACTACTATACTACAGAAGATAAGTTTGATTACTTATCGATGGCATCTACTAAAACAGAGGAAGAAGCAATTTCAACTCCTTTGAAGTGGGTATCAGCAAAGCAAAAGTTCTTTAACGTTGGTTTCGTTACAGATAAGCAATTTAACGCTGCGAATCTTAAAGAAACAACAGACGAAGCTAGCCTTGATATTGTAAAGACGGCAGACATCTCTTTACAAATTCCTTTGGCTTCAATGTCAGAAGCAAACTTGAGATATTACTTTGGACCTAATGAGTACCGTGTATGTGAGCAGGTAGCAACAGGATTCGAAGACAATGTATATTTAGGATGGTCATGGACGACTCCTTTGTCTAAATACATCTTCATTCCAATCTTTGAATTCTTAGAAGGATTCCAATTAGGTTATGGTTTGATCATCTTTATCATGGTGGTATTAGTGAAATCAGTACTTTATCCATTAACATTCAACTCTTACAAGTCAATGGCCAAAATGAGGTTATTGAAGCCAGAAATGGATGAGTTGAAAGAGAAATATGGCGACGACCAAATGAAAGTGCAACAAGAAACAATGGCATTGTACTCTAAAGTAGGAGCAAGCCCACTTTCAGGTTGTATACCAATGATTGCTCAAATGCCTTTCTTCGTAGCATTATATAACTTCTTCCCTAATGCGATCCAATTAAGAGGTCAAGCATTCTTATGGGCAGACGATTTATCGGCATATGATTCGATCTTAGATCTACCATTCAGTATTCCATTCTACGGTGATCACGTATCGTTATTTACTTTATTGTGGGCCATTTCAATGGCAGGTTACACTTACTTCCAGAACCAGATTCAAGTACAGTCTAACCCACAAATGAAGTACTTCTCGTACATCTCACCAGTCATCTTCTTATTTATCTTTAACAGTTTTGCAGCAGGTTTAACTTACTACTACTTCGTTTCAAACTGTTTCACTATCATCCAACAATTGGCTTCTAAACGTTTTGTAAACGAAGACAAGATCCGTAAGGTAATGGATGAAAACAAAAAGAAGAACGCTAACAAAAAAGCAGGTGGTTTTGCAGCTCGTTTAGACAAAGCGATGAAGGAGCAACAAAAAGCACAGCAAGCGGCGAAGAAGAAAGGGAAGAAAGAAGACTAA
- a CDS encoding caspase family protein, translating to MNIKHRFHFHFFIYLYFSFFYLNAQGLKVKQNENISRKFALIIGTDQYDGKPDWADLQNPIFDAETIADVLINDYGYQTQILRNPTTNDLLNSIISYHEILKKNDRMIIYIAGHGDYDERIFDDGFIVCKDSKPLKQDINRKSYLSFKTLSSLVNKLPSKQILLLLDVCFSGSFNTKMRNYRSAHRSDIYSDIDAEAYAAKKIKLKTRTVITSGGLDPVLDGIAGQHSPFAYKLIEGLRVLPDQKTIVTSNDLYAYVSRVKSQPIIGHFGDHEPAAEFIIGMSNSAKGNAIKVKYEPTIEDFLQSRGSSSSFEYDKIYDLTGKVVQPQKFYIQLLSESNEKELIESIDLYNQKLTQNLLVQRTSINNKDWYRLFVGGYEKLSFAENQLTELKEKYINDKHFDAAYIKSFKTNNQDFLKENILYNLELKPIYFEGYGIQAFSDPSLSFTMEKARSYYTSDVPVFIEKAIVNSQTYYRLIINKFDSYYDADLFLKGLKAIEDDDVNIQGAFIRSFNLDK from the coding sequence ATGAATATAAAACACCGATTCCACTTCCATTTTTTTATCTACCTCTACTTCTCCTTCTTTTATTTAAACGCTCAAGGTTTGAAGGTGAAACAAAATGAAAACATTAGTAGAAAATTTGCACTCATTATTGGCACAGATCAGTATGATGGAAAACCTGATTGGGCGGATCTTCAAAATCCTATTTTTGATGCTGAAACAATAGCTGATGTTTTAATTAATGACTATGGCTACCAAACTCAAATTCTGAGAAACCCTACTACAAATGATCTTCTAAATAGTATTATCTCTTATCATGAGATCCTTAAGAAGAACGATCGCATGATAATTTACATAGCGGGTCATGGCGATTATGATGAAAGAATCTTTGATGATGGCTTTATAGTCTGTAAAGATTCTAAACCTTTAAAACAAGACATAAATCGTAAATCTTATCTTTCCTTTAAAACTTTAAGTAGCCTAGTGAATAAACTCCCATCCAAACAAATACTTTTATTATTGGATGTCTGCTTTAGTGGATCTTTTAACACGAAGATGAGAAATTATAGATCTGCCCATCGTTCAGACATCTATTCCGATATTGATGCAGAGGCATATGCTGCCAAGAAAATTAAACTTAAAACCAGAACCGTAATAACCTCTGGCGGTTTAGATCCTGTGTTAGATGGTATAGCAGGACAACATTCACCTTTTGCCTATAAACTCATTGAAGGTCTTCGTGTTCTACCTGATCAAAAAACAATTGTTACTTCGAATGATTTGTATGCATATGTATCAAGAGTTAAATCTCAACCAATAATTGGTCATTTTGGTGATCATGAACCTGCTGCAGAATTTATTATTGGTATGTCAAATTCGGCCAAAGGAAATGCAATAAAAGTAAAATACGAACCTACAATAGAGGACTTCCTTCAGTCCCGTGGATCTTCATCTAGTTTTGAATATGATAAAATATATGACTTAACTGGTAAAGTGGTACAACCTCAAAAATTTTATATCCAACTATTATCTGAATCCAATGAAAAAGAACTTATAGAAAGTATAGATCTATACAATCAAAAACTAACACAAAATTTATTAGTACAAAGAACATCGATAAATAATAAAGATTGGTATAGATTATTTGTTGGTGGATATGAAAAATTGAGCTTTGCTGAAAATCAGTTAACAGAGTTAAAGGAAAAATATATCAATGATAAACATTTTGATGCTGCTTATATCAAATCGTTTAAAACGAATAATCAAGACTTCTTAAAAGAGAATATTCTATATAACCTTGAGCTTAAACCAATCTATTTTGAGGGATATGGAATTCAGGCTTTTTCAGATCCTTCTTTATCTTTCACAATGGAGAAAGCTAGATCTTATTACACTAGTGATGTTCCTGTTTTTATTGAAAAGGCAATAGTTAATTCACAAACATACTATCGTCTTATCATTAATAAATTTGATTCTTATTACGATGCTGACCTTTTTCTGAAAGGGTTAAAAGCTATAGAAGATGATGATGTAAATATTCAAGGGGCATTTATTAGATCATTCAATTTAGATAAATAA
- a CDS encoding DUF1987 domain-containing protein, with translation MEKLFIKKKEFVPEVNFDPAKGLLEVSGQSYHEYTAEFFEPLFNWVENYLKVSGLDITLNYKMTYFNTASSKSFFRIIEMLQAYEETGKGKAIVNWYYKKDDEDMLETGEDFISDSGWKNINLIAY, from the coding sequence GTGGAAAAACTATTTATTAAAAAGAAAGAATTCGTTCCAGAAGTAAACTTTGATCCAGCGAAAGGTCTTTTGGAAGTAAGTGGTCAATCATATCATGAATATACTGCTGAATTTTTTGAACCATTATTTAATTGGGTAGAAAACTACTTAAAGGTATCAGGTCTTGATATCACGCTTAACTACAAAATGACCTATTTTAATACGGCATCTTCTAAAAGTTTCTTCAGAATTATTGAAATGCTTCAAGCATACGAAGAAACCGGCAAAGGTAAAGCAATAGTCAATTGGTACTATAAAAAAGACGATGAAGACATGTTAGAAACAGGCGAAGATTTTATTTCTGATTCTGGCTGGAAGAACATCAACTTGATCGCTTATTAA